The genomic stretch CAACAGGTCTTGTGTGCAACGATGATAGTCGGATTAGTTATACACCATGTACTTTAGTGTGGCACTAAATTATGAATAGGTTCTCTATACTTAAAGCTTCTTAGACTATGATGTTCGTCAGCTCACTGGTGATTGGAAAGGCGTCTTTAGAAATTGCTACGCAAAACGATTGGGAGTATAGGGCAACCCTGCTTGCTTATTCAAATTGATGTACCTAAGGGTGTAAAATGTGAAGATATATGGAAGTCTTGATTGTGGAGAAAAATTGTCAATCAAAATAGCATCTTATTTATGAGGTGGGGCCTGATTCGACTCATGTCGAGCCCTCTCCTTTGCACCAACGAACAGATCCAATCGTTTAAAATCAGGTCCAAGTTCACATCTCTTTTGCCCTCCCACTCAGAGCACAATCGGCCAGCGCGACGGGGATGGCGACACAGCCACCGACGGCTGGAGCTCCCTCAATGCTGCCAGCAGGTAATTGACTAGCCTATTACTatttggatgtgatgcacattgGTCACGAATTTGTAAATCTATCAGTTCCTGCTTCCTGCATCCATTTGTGCAGTTCTTGCGGTGGATGCAGTGCACTGAGTAtagaaattattttttattacttCTGTGAAACGTTTTGGCCTTGGCAAGTATGTACAGATTtagttgttgtttttttagtCAGAGGTGAGCTACGTGTATGGGAAAGAAACACTTGATTGCTTGTTCTAGATCTTGCCTTCATATAAACTGTGATGCTATCAACATGGAGATTTGATGCATTCTACTCTCTCTCTATTTCACATGGAAAAGAACTCGTGTTTACTCAATAATGCTTATGAATTTTCCTTAGAGTTGCATTTATTCATCATCCTAAAGTATTCCGTGTCAAGTAAACTCATACTTctaatttttcaaaaaacaatCTGAAATCAATGAACCCCTCCTTCCTTGTGAAATTGTTGTACCTTTTTCCTTATGACATCTTATCTACTTCCACTTTCCTGGTGCAGAATTTTTGAAAGTAGGAAACGTAAGCAATGACAGTGAGAGTCGCAGCAATACTGAGCTCAATAGGTGAACTAGACAAACCATTCTGCTGTAGTTCATTTTATCACTGCAGTCATCGTCGGACAATGAGGTCAGAACCAGCAGGTTCGCAgagtgacttgtgacttgtggaTAATCCTGCAGATTCAACAATGGTAAAGTAACGAATGGTTAAGGTATAAGTAGATTTACTCAATTATACTCCAATAGCTAATGCATTGCATATATTGCTTGGCCGTGTATATAAATATTACATCACTgttcaacataagtaaatagcTTGGTCCTTCATAATAAAGCAGTCCATTTTGGTAAAAGCTATAGTGCAATTAGTTTTCTTGATTTTCTTAAAATTTTACTCAAAGTCTGTTCCTTATGTTGTACATTTGCCTCGCGGGCTGGCTAACTGACCTACATGAGGCTGGCTAACTGATCTGGAGGTTCACTATCTATGTTCTTTCATTTCATTGTCAAACAGAGATATTCTAAATCTGAAAGTCTGTTGAAATTGCCTATGGAGTCTTGTGGTACCTTTAGTGTTTCTTATCATGTCCAGTAGGAGGTCTTGGAAAACATATTTGCcatacatgattttttttaaatcgaAAGTAGTAATATGCTGTGTAATTGCCTTCTTGCCTCCTGACGTGTGGCAAATTCATTGAGCGTTTCCACTTACATCGCTGGCATATTCAGAAAACAACGCAAAGATGATGGTTTTGGGTGAGAGGTCCTTTGGTCAAGGTAATTTCAGAGCATTGATTTTCAATGTACTTGTAAAGCCAAGAGAAAGTTGAGCAGGGCACATTCAGTTGTTAACTGGACTGTTGGCTTGCTGCTATGGAAACATGTTTTCAGCCTTATTACTTGCCGAGTTTACATTGGGATCTGAAAACTGGACAGCGTGCCATTAGTTTTGTCTGTCTCCAGGACATTGCCCATGCACATGAACTGACTGATTACCATGAAAATTCACCTGTTTCAGTTCCAAACTAATTATTGCTTCAAGGTCACAAAGCTATATGAAAATCTGTATCCAATTGAATGCCAGAACTCTCTAGGATGATGTCAGGCATTCCCATTTATAGGTTAACCTGAAGTGATTCTTGAAGATTAGTTTCTGTGTGGTTGATTTGAACTGTTTGTCATATTGTATGCTTCATCTTGATTACTATCAATTTCACAGGTCATGTTCATTGTGAGGAATGGAGCGCAATGCCTTGTGGTAACTCTGGGCAGACGAAAATAGGCCACCTCTCCCATTTTCTTGATATTTATTTTCTGATATCTGACTATTGTATTTGTCGTGAAATTTAAATTGTAGACACTAACAGATCATGTGTCACTTCATGCTTTGACCATGTGAAAAAAATTCAGTGTATTTACCCATGATCGGTGCCTTGCCCCGAGTGGTCTTTAATTCCTGAATTAGGCAACGGtgatttttcttcttaatatatagatgcgcagctctcccgcgtgttcgagaaaaatgAGGCAACGGTGACACAGCGCTCGTAGAAAGTAGAAAGTGAAGAAGCGGTTTGAGCATATTGCTGTTGACAGCTACCTCCGCAAGATTTGGCCAGTATCGTGAGCTGAGTTTCACAACCCTGAACCACTTGGTAAAAAACAGTCTGAATTTTGCGTTGTGAGTAACTAACTAGACATCCGAATAAATTAGTGTACTGATATTCTGAAATTTGTTTTAGCACTGGGACTCTCTGGACTATCCGGTGGAATCAGGCCTTGGCAGGACTGAGGCAGATGTGGGGGGTGACACCGTGCaggtgaggtggtggcggtACCTGGCTCTGGCATCTCCCTTTATCCGCTTGATGGAATGGCAGCATGGGTATGGAGACACCATCAGCatctaaacaaggcccaaaagGTACAAAGATATGATTTAATCACTTTTGATTTGTTTATTTGCTATCATATAAATTGCAGGTCTTGAGTAATATGTCAATGCTATAATTTTGCTTGCTTGTTGTGTGTCCTCTCTAAAATCTTTTCTTTACCATATATATCCATACGCACAAGATATTTGCAGTTACAAGTATAATCCTCAAGGAGTGAAAAGCTTGGGATTCTGTTCGTGCAGGCAACAGGCATTGATTGCTAATCAGCATGGCCTCCACAAGTACCCATCATAGGAAGTGCAGCAACCAATATTGTGTTCAAACCTGAAGAAAATATATGGGGATGGCTGGGTGGCTGCACAGCTCATGGCAGGGACCAATTTGGAGTCTGCATCTTCTTTCCCACATATATATGATATTTCCATATACTGTCAGGATGCTATTAAACTGCCTTCACCAGATTACTATAAACTGTGAACTTCGGAACTTTAATTTTCGATAAGTTGGAGTCGACGCTTAAAACTTCAGAGCTTTATTTACTCCTAAGTACCAACAGCTCTAAATTTTTGTGCACTGCACCCTTAGTTTTTAGTGAACAATACTGACTGCTGAGGTTATAATGCATCTTTCTATGTGGGACTAAAGTTTTGTCAAGTAAGGCTATGTACACATTGATAAATCTGCTTCAGAATAATATCGCTGATACATTGCAATCTCACTATCTGAACAAAATCAGGTTTATCAGTTATTTATAGTAGACTTGCTTGTTAGAAAGGACCTAAATAGGTTTTCTTTGTCTATGTGAATTTTCGGGGAATTCTGCTTATCTTCCATGGATAGATGCTACTTCTCCTGTAATATCGAATTGGGTCATGTGTGTGTCAGCTCTTTGCTAGCCAAAGGAGCTTGTGACTTGCAACTACTACTGCTTATTCAATGATCTCTAATAACTGAATCATTTTGTTCAGATTCTAATTACCAGGTCTTTTCTCATCTCTTTATGTTTTGAGGTGTTGGATGAAATAGGGTTAATGGTGTTTGCTACCATTCTACAAGAAAATAGGGTTAAAATATTCTTGTATTCCTCAGATTATTTGTGTCATGCAAACTCCACTTTAGAAAATTCCATTCTAAATGGTTGTGTGAGATTATGTACCATTCTAATATGATCTCATGAGGGGAATTATTTAGcctgtagcaacgcacgggcacgatcctaatGGAATTGAAAAGAATAGAGATCGCGATGAACCACGAGAATATCTAGTGTTGGAACGCAAAGCGGAGGGCAAGTACCCATACAAAATCTAATAACTCTGCAACAGCCATCACTAGCAAGTTGTCATACACTCATTATGGTCTTGGCCACGAGACATGAGCAAGAGATGCACATCATGATCTAGGAAGCAGCAGCGCGCGGGTATGGTCGCATGGAACAGCCTCTTTGCCCGCGCCGGCCACCCCTTCCACTGCTGCTCAAAAGGTGCTCGACAAAATGCCACTCCAGGACACtgcccgcgccggcgcgcctGGGCAGGAAAGAAAACAGGAAAAACTCTGAAAAGGGAGTAGTAATGCACAGAAACTCACATTGCTATTCGAGTTGCCATGAAACGTTGGGATGGGTGTAAGTAACGGATCATAGAGACTGTCCATTGTCAACTTGTCATTATTAAACAAAACTACTATTATTTTCCCTCCTGGCCTCGAGATGCTAATGGATGGCCCAAAACTAATGCAAGATGCACATGCTCTCACATGGTTGAAGACACGCAGATCAAGATGCACAGATCGAACACATCTGGACGAACGTGGTTCTATATTGCTGTAGTGTATGCAACCAATTAAACACATCCACTTGGCTCCTCCAAAGTCAACGCTCGAAGTCTCCATTTTCCACAAAAGCAGCAGCTCAAACCAAGCGTCCAGcttctctctctccacccaGCAACACTGTGTTTCCTGTGTCCTGTCACCTGTGCGTGTGTTTTTGGATCTCCAGGCGTTGCCATGGCTGAGGTACTGGCCACCATGGTGGTCGGGCCACTGCTGTCCATGGTGAAGGAAAAGGCCTCCAGCTACCTCCTGGACCAGTACAAGGTGATGGAGGGGATGGAGGAGCAGCACAAGCTCCTGAAGCGCAAGCTGCCGGCCGTCCTGGACGTcatcgccgacgccgaggagcaGGCGGCAAAACACAGAGAAGGGGCGAAAGCTTGGCTGGAGGAGGTCCGGACGGTGGCCTACAAGGCGAATGATGTCCTCGACGAGTTCAAGTACGAGGCGCTTCGCCGCAAAGCCAAGGCGGAGGGCCACTACAAGGCGCTCGGCATGGATGTAATAAAGCTCTTCCCTTCTCACAACCGTTTTGTGTTCCGTTATAAGATGGCAAACAGGCTCTGCATGATCTTGCAAGAAATTGATGTCCTCATCGCAGAGATGAATGCATTCAGGTTCAAATTCAAACCGCAGCCGCAAATGCTCATGCAATGGAGGCAGACGGATGCTTGCATCCCCACTGAGTCTGTGGACATTGCCAGCAAATCAAGAGCTCAAGAGACGAAGGATCTTGTTCATCAATTGCTCGAGAGCAGTAAGGATCGATTGCTTGCTGGAGCCAGCAGTAAGGATCTCATGGTCCTTCCGATAGTCGGAATGGGGGGGTTGGGCAAGACCACCTTAGCACAGCTCGTTTACAATGACACTGAAATTAAGAAGCATTTCGAGTTGCGGCTCTGGGTGTGTGTCTCTGATGATTTTGATGTGGATTCCCTGGCTAACAAAATAGTGAAAGAGAATGGTTGTGAAGCAAGTGGAAGTTCATCAGCACTGGACAATCTTCAAAAGGCAGTGAGTGGGAAGAGGTACCTCCTCGTATTGGATGATGTGTGGAACCGTGATGAGCCCAGCAAGTGGGAAAGGTTGAAGTCCTACCTTCAGCATGGTGGCAGCGGTAGCTCAGTGCTGACAACAACTCGCGATGAAGCTGTTGCTAAACTAATGATGGGTACAACTGAAGGAGCCTATAAACTTGGAAGCTTGGATGAAGAGTCCTTAGGGAAAATTATCAAGGCAAGAGCATTCGGTTCAAAACAGCCTGGTGAACTAGTTAACATGGTTGGTAAAGTTGCCAAGAGATGTGCTGGTTCTCCTTTAGTTGCTACAGCATTGGGCTCTTTACTGGGTACCAAGACCAGCAAGCAAGAATGGGAGGATGTACTAAATGGAAGCACGATTTGTGATGAGGAAAATGGGATTTTACCAGTACTTAAACTAAGTTACaattgcttgccatcatacatGCGGCAATGCTTTGCTTTCTGTGCTATGTTTCCCAAGGATTATGAGATTGACGTGCAAATGCTAATCCACTTGTGGATGGCCAATGGTTTTATCCCAGAGCAATCAAAAGTGTGTCCTGAAACTTTTGGAGAAAGAATTTTCATTGAGCTCAAGTCAAGGTCATTTTTTCAGGATTTGAAGAATGTCCCATTTGATGACAAATATTCTATTTATAAAAATGGCAATAAGCACAGGTATTGTTCTAGAATTACTTGTAAGATCCATGACCTTATGCATGATGTTGCACAGTCTGCTATGGGAGAAGAATGTGCTGCAATAGCTACACACCCAAGTGAAAAAGAGGATGTTCTTCGTTCAGCTCGTCACTTGTATTTGTCAATCCGTCAACCACAAACTCTTCTGAATGCTTCCCAAGAGAAAGGATCTCCAGCTTTCCAAACACTGATTTGTGACGGATATGTAGGAGATTTGAAGATTTTATCAAAATACAACTCTATAAGAGCTTTAAAGATCGTGTGTGGTTCAATCTTAAGGCCGAAATATCTTCATCACCTGAGGTATCTTGATCTCTCAGAAAGTTTCTTTGAAGCACTTCCTGAAGACATTAGCATCCTATATCATCTGCAAACACTGAACCTTTCTTACTGTGACCGGCTTAAACGGCTTCCAAAGCAACTGAAGTATCTGACTGGCCTCCGTCACCTCTACACTCACGGATGTGGAAAGTTGAAAAGCATGCCCCCAGAGCTCGGACGCCTAACTTCCCTACAGACGCTTACATACTTTGTAGCAGGTGCCGATGGCTCTGGTTGCAGTAATTTGGGAGAGCTGCAGAATTCGGACCTTGGTGGTACACTGAAGCTAAGCAAGCTAGAAAATGTGACAGGAGCAGATGCACAAGCAGATGCAGAAGCAGCAGGtcttggaaaaaagaaaaaactgaccgaACTGGAGTTATGTTGGACCGATAGTGACCAGGAAGCACAGAATAATAATCATAAAGAGGTGGTGGAAGGTCTCAAACCTCATGATGAGTTGAAGGCTCTGAGGATAAATCACTGTGGGAGCAGAACTTTTCCAACGTGGATGAATACTTTGAAAGGCATGGTGAACCTGAAATTATTCCATTGCAAAAAGCTCGAAGAGCTTCCTGCACTCTGGGAGCTACCAGCTCTGCAAATTCTTGGCCTGGAGGGTTTGGAGAGTTTACATTGTTTGTGCAGCGGTGGTACTACACTCTGGGAGTTCACATTTCCAAAACTGAAGGTGCTTACCTTGTTAGAAATGGCAAAATTTGAGGCATGGTGGGAGACACATGAGGTACAAGGAGAAGAGCCGATATTTCCCAAGGTTGAGGAGCTGGAGATTAAGGAGTGTAAAAGTTTGACTGCATTACCAAAAGCAGCGTCGGTGATTACAGAATTGTCTGGCGGAGTTAACACTAAGTGCCGCTCTGCATTTCCAGCATTAAGGAAAATGACGCTAGGTGGGTTGAATATGTTTGAAAGATGGGAGGCAGGCGAAGGAACTCCAGGAGAAGAGGTAACATTTCCTCAGCTCGAGGAGCTGTCAATCTGGTCTTGTGGCAGCCTGAGTGCATTATCAAAAGGGCCATTATTGGCTAAGCAACCATTTGGCGGAGCTGAAACTGCAACCGTTtgtcattatattaagaagaaaatacCGTTTTGGTACAACGCACGCACACGGCCTACCAGCCGCTCTGCATTTCCAGCACTGAGAAAACTAAGATTATCTGATTTGTCGGCCCTTGAGAGGTGGGGGGCAGCCGAAGGAACTCCAGGAGAAGAGGTAACATTTCCTCTGCTGGAAGATTTGGAAATTCGTGGCTGCCCGAAGTTGACTGATCTACCTGAAGCACCCAATCTAAGTGAATTATCCATGAGAAAAGGTTGTTATCAGCAGCAAATATCCCTACAGGCAGCTAGCAGATTCATCCCTTCATTGTCCCGTCTGGGTCTGGATGTGTCACCCGATGACACAGAAACAACATTACTGAATGTCAAGAAGAAATTGAATGGTACACTCGCCTTGGCAGCTATGGGGTTAGGTCGGTGCGACCTTTTTTTCTCCTCCCGCTCAAGCGCACTGGCGCTATGGACATGTTTTGCACAGCTAGTAGATTTGGAGATTCGGTATTGCGATGCTCTTGTCTACTGGCCAGAAAACGTGTTCCAGGTCCTGGTATGCCTGAGGAACTTAAAGATTTCCAGATGCATCAAACTGACAGGATGCACACAAGCTTCTGATGAGCAATCTGCTCCAGCTTCACAACATGGTGGACTCCTGCCATGCCTGGAGTCTCTAGAGATAGAAAATTGTGAATCTTTGGTAGAGGTCCCCATCCTGCCGGCATCTCTCAAGAAATTATATATTCGCAGCTGCAGTAGTAATGTCGGGTCCATCGTATTTGGTCACCCGGAGGATACGAGATTGCTGAGTGCAGAAGGTGTTGTACGGCCGAAGACGTCATCATTAATTCCAGGGTGCAACAGCAGTGAGGCCACAGCGTCTACAGCTGTACTGAAGCTGTCATCTGCAGCCAACCATCACTTCCTTCCATTTCCATGCCTAGAATCTCTATATATAGATTATTGCAGTGGCTTGTCAGAGGTTGCCAATCTTCCTCCGTCTATCAAGACCTTGTACATTTGTGAGTGCGGCAAGCTTCAATCCTTTTCAGGAGACCTCCGGTTGCTGGAAGAACTCACGCTTTGTCGATGCAAAAGACTGGTATCCTTACCGGATGGGCCTCAAGCATACTCATCTCTTAGAGTTCTTCGGATAATACAGGATGGTATAAAGTTGCTTCCACCAAGCCTACATAGCCGTTTGGGTTACCTCGAGGTTAAAAGACTAGATGACCGTCACGAAGGTAATCTCcagtttctttgtttcttttaaCAAAATGATCAGGAGCTTAATTGTTGTTGCCTAAAATGCAACTCTGTGCTTAAACATTCTGTTACCTATTACAAGATGTGGTAGGATTCAGTGATAAAAATTTAACGAGCGCAATATTTTGAACCTTTTTAGCCAATTGTTGTTGATATATACATTATATCGAGTACAATGCACCACTAATACCTATATTTATGTGCACTTGTGTCAGTTAAATCCATTAACTTTCATATATTGCACATACGGGGTATCTAAACACTTACAGCTGGATCAAGAAGTTTATACACCAATATACACTTCACTTTACTGTAGTCATCCTTGTATATCTCCTTTTTGTCCGTACAAAGAATTTAACTATAAGATGATCTTTGTGGTTCGCTTTTGATACCTTGGTTGTAAACTTGTATTTGCTAACTCGAATCATGTAATAAAATCAATCATTTTCCTTTAGTCGTATTTAAAGCAGCATGGCATCATGGAATTATTGCAGCCGAATTCACTAGCTCCAATTAAAGTGGCACTTGTCTTGGCGTTTCTCTGGAAATTCAGTAGCTCCATTGCATACAGTTCAAGTATGTGTAGTTTTGTTTTCATGGCTTATGCCTTTTGAcataaataataattttcttttgaaacaTTTACTATTGGGTGCCACAGCATATTCTCCTGTGTATATATACTTTCTAACATCATCTATGATCATGGCCTGATTGCCAGAACCAACCTGGAAACGTTCAATCAGGAAGCTGGTGTGCTCGAAATAGTAGATCAAGGCCTGACCAAAGAAAAAGTTATTCAAGGTATTTTTGCAAAGATATCACTAAGGTTTTTAATATTAGTGTTCTTGATGATTGATTTGAAATGATGCTAGCTCCTAATGCTGACTTTCTATGCGCTGTGACTTCCTTGTAGGATCGTGCCAGAAACGAAGACCTTTATTTTGAGCAGAAGCGAAGTTCTAGACTGCAAGCAGAAGAATTTAGCATACAGAGCTGCGGGCTCCAGTCTTTTATccttatttttatttcttttgagCCATGACGTGTTTGCATTCGTGTCTGCTTCAGCCTCCAACACAAGCGAAACACAGGCAGCACTTTCATTTTATGATTTGTTTATCCACATACATGACCGACTGCCGTAGAGTAGACCAACAGTCCAACGTACTCATGTAGCTCGACAAGCTATCCAAGCTGCTGCTTTATATGAACTGAAAGTGCTGAATTTTCTCCTGCATCCTGGAAGGCTTTGGATGGCACGGTCTTGTGCAGAGGTCTCATTGTTGTTAACCTGTTTCTTCAAAACTGCATGTACAGCAACATTTTCTCCTGGCAGTGCTGCAATGGAATTGAAAAGAATGGTGATTCTTATTATAGTATAATTGTGATGTATAGGCTGGGACGCAAAGCGATGAATGTACATGCATGAGCAAGGAAGAAGGGGATGGAACAGAACAGAGCAAGAACGAACTGCCAGAGCAAGAAGATGAACGTTATCTGTATAGATAAAAAATTTTAATAAAAATTTTCATGAGTTATCCTTTGTCTGGGGCTACAGTACCAATCCTGCATTTCGAATTTGGGACTGCCCTCCTTCATGGTGTGATccaaatttcaacaaaaattATCGTAGTGTGGCTACGGTTGTTTCATACGATAACTGTCAATGACACGGTGGCACATGCAGCTGCGCACGTAGGACAGAACCGCCAACTCACCCCGCCACGTCAACTCCTCTCAACAGCGATGCTCCCCAAGCGAGCAGAGCAGCGAAGCCCGCCTCGAAATCTCCGCCACCCCCATCGAACTTGCCACACGCCACCACCACGGGATCTCCCTCCACAGTCTCCGCTCCCACTCCCCCGCCacagccatggccgccgccgcagcagcgcaCTCCCTCCTGCACCCACCGGCGGCCCGCAAGGCCCCCACAagttcttcctctccttccccttccccattcctccgcctcccggcccccgcgcgcccgcgcctcccgctacgcctccgctccacctccccggccgccgcctccgacctcACCGACTTCCCCAACCCGAACGGCATCCTCGCGCCCATCGACGTGGACGCCGCCACGGAGGCGGAGCTTCGCGAGAACGGGTTCCGGAGCACGCGCCGCACCAAGCTCGTCTGCACCGTGggcccggccacctcgtcgcccgaGCAGCTCGAGGCGCTCTCCGTCGGCGGGATGAACGTCGCCCGCCTCAACATGTGCCACGGGGACCGGGAGTGGCACCGGGGCGTCATCAGGGCAGTCAGGAGGCTCA from Setaria italica strain Yugu1 chromosome II, Setaria_italica_v2.0, whole genome shotgun sequence encodes the following:
- the LOC101767652 gene encoding putative disease resistance protein RGA4, encoding MAEVLATMVVGPLLSMVKEKASSYLLDQYKVMEGMEEQHKLLKRKLPAVLDVIADAEEQAAKHREGAKAWLEEVRTVAYKANDVLDEFKYEALRRKAKAEGHYKALGMDVIKLFPSHNRFVFRYKMANRLCMILQEIDVLIAEMNAFRFKFKPQPQMLMQWRQTDACIPTESVDIASKSRAQETKDLVHQLLESSKDRLLAGASSKDLMVLPIVGMGGLGKTTLAQLVYNDTEIKKHFELRLWVCVSDDFDVDSLANKIVKENGCEASGSSSALDNLQKAVSGKRYLLVLDDVWNRDEPSKWERLKSYLQHGGSGSSVLTTTRDEAVAKLMMGTTEGAYKLGSLDEESLGKIIKARAFGSKQPGELVNMVGKVAKRCAGSPLVATALGSLLGTKTSKQEWEDVLNGSTICDEENGILPVLKLSYNCLPSYMRQCFAFCAMFPKDYEIDVQMLIHLWMANGFIPEQSKVCPETFGERIFIELKSRSFFQDLKNVPFDDKYSIYKNGNKHRYCSRITCKIHDLMHDVAQSAMGEECAAIATHPSEKEDVLRSARHLYLSIRQPQTLLNASQEKGSPAFQTLICDGYVGDLKILSKYNSIRALKIVCGSILRPKYLHHLRYLDLSESFFEALPEDISILYHLQTLNLSYCDRLKRLPKQLKYLTGLRHLYTHGCGKLKSMPPELGRLTSLQTLTYFVAGADGSGCSNLGELQNSDLGGTLKLSKLENVTGADAQADAEAAGLGKKKKLTELELCWTDSDQEAQNNNHKEVVEGLKPHDELKALRINHCGSRTFPTWMNTLKGMVNLKLFHCKKLEELPALWELPALQILGLEGLESLHCLCSGGTTLWEFTFPKLKVLTLLEMAKFEAWWETHEVQGEEPIFPKVEELEIKECKSLTALPKAASVITELSGGVNTKCRSAFPALRKMTLGGLNMFERWEAGEGTPGEEVTFPQLEELSIWSCGSLSALSKGPLLAKQPFGGAETATVCHYIKKKIPFWYNARTRPTSRSAFPALRKLRLSDLSALERWGAAEGTPGEEVTFPLLEDLEIRGCPKLTDLPEAPNLSELSMRKGCYQQQISLQAASRFIPSLSRLGLDVSPDDTETTLLNVKKKLNGTLALAAMGLGRCDLFFSSRSSALALWTCFAQLVDLEIRYCDALVYWPENVFQVLVCLRNLKISRCIKLTGCTQASDEQSAPASQHGGLLPCLESLEIENCESLVEVPILPASLKKLYIRSCSSNVGSIVFGHPEDTRLLSAEGVVRPKTSSLIPGCNSSEATASTAVLKLSSAANHHFLPFPCLESLYIDYCSGLSEVANLPPSIKTLYICECGKLQSFSGDLRLLEELTLCRCKRLVSLPDGPQAYSSLRVLRIIQDGIKLLPPSLHSRLGYLEVKRLDDRHEEPTWKRSIRKLVCSK